From the genome of Nitrospiria bacterium, one region includes:
- the lexA gene encoding transcriptional repressor LexA — protein sequence MKDTLTPRQERVLDYIKDSYEKNGFPPTIREIARHLRLRGPKGAQKHLAALEDKGYIRRRAGLSRAMEVVGWSGETASPTVAVPLLGRVRAGAPLLATEEVERHFRLDRSLAPPGSFVVRVTGDSMIEAGIHSGDYAVVQPHPQPRNGEVVVALLNDEATVKRFYKDPDAIRLEPANARMKPIVVRPNREEVRILGKVVAIIRKL from the coding sequence ATGAAAGACACCTTGACCCCCCGTCAGGAACGGGTTCTGGACTATATAAAGGATAGTTACGAAAAAAACGGTTTCCCCCCCACGATACGGGAGATCGCACGGCATCTGCGCTTGCGGGGACCCAAGGGCGCGCAGAAACATCTGGCCGCACTGGAGGATAAAGGCTACATCCGCCGCCGGGCGGGATTGTCCCGCGCGATGGAGGTCGTCGGGTGGTCCGGGGAGACGGCCTCCCCGACCGTCGCCGTCCCCTTGCTGGGACGCGTCCGGGCGGGCGCGCCCCTGCTGGCGACGGAAGAGGTGGAGCGTCACTTCCGGCTGGATCGAAGCCTGGCCCCGCCCGGGTCGTTTGTGGTCCGGGTCACGGGCGACAGCATGATCGAGGCCGGAATCCATTCGGGCGACTACGCCGTGGTGCAACCCCATCCCCAGCCGCGCAACGGAGAAGTCGTGGTCGCGCTCCTAAACGACGAGGCCACGGTCAAACGCTTTTACAAAGACCCCGACGCGATCCGCTTGGAGCCGGCCAACGCCCGGATGAAGCCGATCGTGGTGAGACCGAACCGGGAGGAGGTCCGCATCCTCGGCAAGGTCGTGGCGATTATTCGTAAATTATGA